DNA from Gambusia affinis linkage group LG06, SWU_Gaff_1.0, whole genome shotgun sequence:
CAACCTGGCCCTGGCTGACTTCTGCTACGTCCTCTCTCTGCCTTTCCTCATCTTCTACTACTTCAACAAAACCAACTGGATATTCGGGGACGTCTTGTGTCGCCTCCAGCGCTTTATATTCCACGTGAACCTCTATGGAAGTATTCTGTTTCTCACCTGCATCAGTGTTCACAGGTACACTGGCGTGGTGCACCCGCTCAAGTCTCTGGGCagactgaagaagaagaacgcCGTTATCACCAGCGCTCTGGTGTGGTTGATAGTTGTCATAAGTATGTCCCCGATTCTTTATTATTCCAGGACAGGTCTGAAGCGTAACGCGACCACTTGCTACGACACGACCACTGAGGACGAGCTGCCGGGTTATTTCATTTACAGCATGACTTTGACTGCGTTCGGGTTCTGCGTCCCGTTCATCATCATATTTTGCTGCTACGGCATGATTGTGAAGGCGTTGATCTACAACGACATGAACAACGCGCACCTCAGGCAGAAATCCATCCACCTGGTCATCATCGTGCTCGCGGTCTTCGCCGTCTCCTACCTGCCGTTCCACGTCATGAAAAACCTCAACATGCGGGCGAGGCTCTACTTCCAGAGCCCTGACATGTGTGAGTTCAACAACCGCGTCTACGCCACATACCAGGTGACGCGGGGCCTCGCCAGCCTCAACAGCTGCGTGGATCCCGTCCTTTACTTCCTGGCCGGGGATACGTTCAGGAGGAAGCTGTCACGGGCCACCAAGAAAACCTCTAGGAAGGGGGATACCGTCCTTCAGTCCAAGAGCGACGAGACGGCTCTCAACAGCCTCCCCGAGTACACGGAGAACGGGAACCGCAGGAACTAACCGAGGTGTCCTTTTAGTTACGTTAACAGATGGACTAGGAGTAAAGAAATGCACTGTGTGGACTAAAGACGATGTAAAAATGTATCAGATGATGGTTAACTGCTCCACACGCTGTGTTGACCGTCGCTTGTCATCATTGATAAGCTATCGTACTGTACTGCCTTGTATTGTATCGTACTCAAAATACTAGAGCCATTactttgttttccatcatttaGCTTGTGTTGCTTACACTTCAGACTGAATGAGCACCGGGAAAAGCCTGGCTGAGGGGAAACAGATTGTCGGATAGGCAATAATCCGTTGTCCATCAATATCTTTGGCTATGTACGGCTTAACGTGAACTGTATTTTCTCAAGCCATTTGCTGCTGTTTAATCAATACCTATTTAGCAGGCTGAGAGATTGCGCCTGAGGAGTCGTAGGCGGTTGGAATGGCTTTTAGACGAGAAAATGATTGCGCTGAGCTTGTGATTGCTGAACCGATGTGCACAGCAGACATTGCAATGCATCATGAGCTGAGACTATCTGCTCTTTAGCCGTTAATCTCtgagggtttttgtttttcacccaGTATGTATCACTGTTGGAGGGCAGTGTGTGGTTTTCTCTGAGGTCAAAGTCTGCAAAGGCTCTTTTTACCAAGCATTTTTCCCTTCCAACTTCTGTCACAGAAAACATGGGTAatatttgcagtatttttgTGCATCTGAGGCtacagttgtttttctttttttttctaggtgtACTGTACAGGATGTTGTGACTGTTGAgattaccgtatttttcggactataagacGCTACTTTTTCCCCACGCTTTGAACAATGCGGCTTACAGCCCGGTGGGgcttttctgtgtatttctcttcaaccaccagggggctctttagcaggaagtgaatcattggaagtcaaaattggaattcaaagaagaaagtgctcattttcatttagaacaagcacatgctagcagcaggcatgacggagaaatttcttcaaactcatatgatgcagcttttaagttgagggcttTTCATCCGGcagtacaggaaggaaatagagccgctgcacATAAACTCGGCGTGAATGAAACCATGGTTCGGCATTGCAGACAGAAGGCTGCGCCTTAATAAATCTAGCAGATTTATTAGAACGCTTCATCatgtgtatgtttttcttttcttattttactagTTCGGAGCTTTTCTAATGCATAAGTCCAGGCTGAAAGCAGTCCAGCAGGGTGAAAGCATGAAAGAGTGACTCACCTCAGCATGTTCTAACTACCCTTGCATTCATTGCAACATAGAAACTCTTAGTCACAATTCTTCGCTCGCTTTACAGCTCCATCAACATGTTGAAGATCTATTTGTGTGAGATACCTCAAAAGTGAATTGTGcactgtgtctgtgtttggCAGAtagtcttttagtttttttttgttttttttttgtttttttttatttgtttcatatcGGTTGTAAGCCTTCTTGAGAAATGATTGTGAAAACTCTCTTTGCATGTTGTAGTGTAGATGTTTGACGTTCGAAGCCTACTAATTCCTGTGCCGTGGCCCGTTTTCAGTATcaaaaaaaggaagtaaatcTGCTGTGCGAGTCATTTCTTGGCCACATGCATCTTTgtcagtctttttatttttatttttttaatgagcttAGGAATTACCAGCTCGACATAGACCTGTATGTATTCTAACAATATAGAAACTATGAGAACAATACCACAGAGTAATGCTTTCAttgtatttgcacatttttgtaaaaaaaaaaaaaaagaatgtgtaTGGTCTAACAGTTTATGATTAATCAAGATGTAAAACGAACCATCACTGGTATAACTGTGAAAATGATACAATTTATAAattgcagttatttttatttaggctAATtacaaaagtgtgtgtgtgtgttttttttgtgggtttttttttggtcagcTCATTCTAccttttttctgtcattgtctTTTGTAAGGATAAAATCAATATAGTAAGCTGTTACTTGTTGCTTACGTACCGTAACTAGTCAGACTATTTGCTCTGCTTGAACATGAAGTGGGCTCAATAAGCTGTTCAAAGCTTGTCAGCCGTAGATTTAAAACAACGTTGCCATAATAAGGTAAATGAAATAAGCGGTGGTGCTCATTTAATTTCCTCTTGAAATATGTCCAGAGAGTCAGAGTTGTCTTTACTTTTGTCACAGGAAAGCTGTGATGGGAAATTCTGCGTTTTCAGAGATAATTACCTTCTAAAACCTTAAATCACCTTGATACCAGTAACTGGCCCAATGCCAATATTTACAAAGTAAGCAGGAAACTTAATAACAGTCAAAAAGATGAGCTGTTCAAGCACCTTGACCTTGAGAATTTGAGTATGGAGTATTTTCCAagaatttcattttataaattaagGAAAATAACACTggacaaagaaaaccaaatagCTACTTTACCTCTTTGATCAGAATGTGGCTCTGAAGATTCCATTAAACATAATTTAGCCAGGTTAAGAAAGCTGTGCAGTATATTCTTTGCTTGGAGACAAGCTAAAATCACTTAGCAGTACTAGCTTgtcactatatatatatatatatatatatatatatatatatatatatatatatatatatatatatatatatatataacgtTTTCAGATACTTAAGAAACATGTAGAAAGAAAACGTGGGATTGTGTGCTAATGAAAATTTGAAGGGGCAAATCTCCCTAGAGCAtctaaaacagcaacaagatcAAAATGGCAACTTTTAGCTTTATATAACGGCTTTAAACAAACTCTAATGAATGCAAACACATCCCTGAAGGTTACAAGGACATATTTGTGGAGCTTGGTGCACCTCTGTGTTCTTCCTCCCACTCTACCTCTGCACCGCCGCTTGACTTTCTCTTTCAAGTCAGCCAAGAGGAAGTGAGGGGATTAGGGAGGAATAAAGAGTGGCACCTTTTTCCTCTTGGCATGTACTAAGACGGCCTTTGTGACCATCACAATGGCACGGAACTATCGATGCAGACAAGGGTGTGAAGCTGTAGCCAAGAGCCTGCGGCTGCTGCACAGTCTTGTGAGCACAGGAAGCCAACAAACTCTCttcttgagttaaaaaaaaaaaagcccacaaCTACAAACTGCTTTTGATTTTCTGGCTTTAGGCTGCAAAACTGCATTGACTTGCCTCATTGAAGGCATGTGTATGTGTTTGCCACCGCGTTAGGAGATCTTGGGTGCAGCCTGGACCTCGTTGTGGTGGGTGGCCGTTATCTCCGTTTGTTTTGGGGTGTTTCGTGTTCAGAAGCATGCCTCTGTGACAAGCTAATTATTTGTGCAATAGCTGCACTCGGTCCTCCTTTGTGAACCCGAGTGTCGAATTTTGACTCGCAGAAAGTTGGGATTCTCGCCAGTGTCTCCTCCCATGCAGCCTTTCACCTCTTTTCTCTGACATGGTTCTCTAACTCTTCTGAATGAAACATTGAAATATGAGCCTTTGTTCGCTGTACTTTGGGGGGAGGAGGGATGGGAAGAAAT
Protein-coding regions in this window:
- the p2ry1 gene encoding P2Y purinoceptor 1, which produces MTTELNLTSFLNETSPRGCNLTKTGFQFYYLPIVYIMVFLTGLVGNSLAIWMFVCHMRPWSSISVYMFNLALADFCYVLSLPFLIFYYFNKTNWIFGDVLCRLQRFIFHVNLYGSILFLTCISVHRYTGVVHPLKSLGRLKKKNAVITSALVWLIVVISMSPILYYSRTGLKRNATTCYDTTTEDELPGYFIYSMTLTAFGFCVPFIIIFCCYGMIVKALIYNDMNNAHLRQKSIHLVIIVLAVFAVSYLPFHVMKNLNMRARLYFQSPDMCEFNNRVYATYQVTRGLASLNSCVDPVLYFLAGDTFRRKLSRATKKTSRKGDTVLQSKSDETALNSLPEYTENGNRRN